The stretch of DNA TCCAAAATTTCCTCCGCTTCCCCGCTGTTGGAAACGATCAATACGACGTCATCATCCCCCATCATCGAGACCATGCGGAACTGGTCGGCGTAAGTTTCAAAAAAGATCATTTTGGAAGGCTCGATTTTCCGCATGCGAAAGTAAAAATCCTTGGCGGGAATTTGCGACATTTGGAAGGCCATGATAAAGATCCTGGGAGCCTCGAGCAATAGCCGTACCGCCTCTTTAAACTCCTTCCGTTTCGTCACTTCTTCCGCTTTCATAAGGGCCTTTACGATTTCGTCGTCGACGGTCTGGTTGTTTTTTTCATCGTTCATGTAACTGTATTTCAGCTCGTTGAACCCTTTAAACCCCAGTTTTTTGGAGAAGGAGATGATGGAGCTGGGCACGTTCAACGTTTGTTCCGCCAGTTCCCGGGCCGTCAGGTGGGGGATCTTCTCGTGATTGTTTAACAGAAAATTGGCAATGGCCTTATGGGACGGCGACAAATATTTATATTTTTCATTGATCCGTTTAATGACCGTGTTCATCGGATTTCACTCTCTCTTTTTTGTTTTTGGCTCATGGGCGCCGCGCCGCGGGGCACCCGAACTTTTTTTCGGAAATTCCGGTGCTCCCGGCATCTTTCCGATGCCGGCAAATGCCGGACGAAAGAATTCGTCATCGGGTCATTCCCTCGCCAATGGCAAGAAATTCCGTCTGTAACATATTCTATCAAAACGTTTCCATTTTTGCAGGGGATTGTCCGGCGGAAATTTTCGATTTCCCCAATGCCGGGGCGCTGAAGTTTTGCCTCCGTATGGTATGGATTCCCTACCGCCAGAAAAGCGGAGACACACCGAAACCGGATCATCTCTCCGTCCCGGTGCGCATCTTTATCAGGAGTTCCATCCTTTTGCTTCAATCCTAGCATTTAATGAAAATGCGCATTTCGGGGGAAAATGCCCAAGGGGATTTGCTTGCCAAGATCCGAAACCGCCCCACAATTGACGCGAATATGTCATTGCACTTGAACGCGGAAAATGAGGATTTAGAGAATGTACATTGCGCGAAGAAAAGCATGATGCCGGAAATTCCAGTCGGCCGCCAGACACGTTTGCCCGCGGAATGCGTCCGAGAAAAAGCGCGGAAGGACCATGAAGGTATTTGCAAAAAAGGTCGAAAATGAACGCAATCGAGATAAAAACAGAGGCCAAACCGCAGCCGAAACCGGAACCAATCTAAAACTGAACGCAATCGGCAAAAAGGGGAATGCCGTTTCATCGGATCGGCGGCGCATTAGTGGGGCCAATGGCATGAAATCCGCGGCTCGGAAGAGTGGAAAGATGGCCGGAAAACGGGAAGAAAAAAACCGGGGGAACATTTTGTCGAGAAGACACGGGCATAGCCGGAAAAGCCGCAAGAAACAATCTTCCGCACATAAAAAACGCGGCGAATACGCCTGTATACGATTCGCCGGATTTTAAAACGCGGAAATTTATATTCACTTACAATCTTGGAAAAAGTTAAAATCGCACGCAATGCAATCATCCGACCCATACGGCAGCATTCAATCCATTGATAAAATCGCGAAACTATGATAAATTAGTGTAGCAACACATTATTGTAATAAATTATAGTATAATAACCCAATTCTAATTATACAGCATAAATCCCTTTCCGTCAACCCCCATTTTTCATCATTTTTTAAAGGAGTGCTTGATATGAATCCGGAACTTCGGCGGGAGCAGGAACGATTGGACAGCGTAATGGAGATCATCGCGGAGCAAATCGGCATGTTGGAAAAGGAAACCCTCCGGCGCCGGAAAGAAGTGATTAACATCCGCAAACATTTTTGGGATGACGTCAAGGTCAATACGGACACGTTCGACGATTATCTGGAGACGATCATCGCCTTGAGGCAACAGGCCCAGAACCTGTCCGTGAGCCAAAGCACCCACAGACAAGCCTTTAAGAGGCTGGAAGCGCTGCGCCGCATGCAGGAGATCCCCTATTTCGGCCGGATCGATTTCACTGAAGAAGGGGATTCCGCCGCCGAAAAAATCTATATCGGCATCTCCACACTCACGGATCCAAGCGGAGAGAACATCCTCATCTACGACTGGCGGGCGCCGGTCTCGAGCGTCTACTACGATTACGCGCCCGGTCCGGCCGAATATGCCACACCCGGAGGCACGGTCCGCGGCACGCTGGAGAAAAAATGGCAATATATCATCCGCGGCGGCGTTATCCAATCGATGTTCGATACGAGTCTCACCATCGGAGACGAGATTTTAAAGCAAGTGCTTG from Caldibacillus debilis DSM 16016 encodes:
- a CDS encoding MurR/RpiR family transcriptional regulator, which gives rise to MNTVIKRINEKYKYLSPSHKAIANFLLNNHEKIPHLTARELAEQTLNVPSSIISFSKKLGFKGFNELKYSYMNDEKNNQTVDDEIVKALMKAEEVTKRKEFKEAVRLLLEAPRIFIMAFQMSQIPAKDFYFRMRKIEPSKMIFFETYADQFRMVSMMGDDDVVLIVSNSGEAEEILEIEKELSKKKCKQILVTNGINSSLSKYATIELSVGCLEDDPVMFKEVPTKARYALIYLLEKIFLEILHIDFEEKRQRIINTSKFFKG